A single Plasmodium malariae genome assembly, contig: PmUG01_00_13, whole genome shotgun sequence DNA region contains:
- the PmUG01_00029400 gene encoding fam-m protein yields the protein MNRKNKLYHFIKIFTLVIIFRTYLFNSNVSIFSKSMVENCKLDKKLYTRNYRSLSKYKQNNDSYIARLKEDIRNKGKYEKEDIRKNEKETKGKNSNLSRTPLNRAQYYTEVTDYNNGMFDGKHFHFEKKWIKKKDYDKFLEKNRKISDISLKKIKFRNYKYGVALLFFFFFVGIGIPLSPGLTFLDYKWKDIKKVLGESFTRAMKTISESMGEYSEIILFIFLMIILSIILILVIYKILRNNEKYNKIKLMSEYDK from the exons atgaatcgaaaaaataaattataccattttataaaaatttttactctTGTTATTATATTCCGGACATATCTTTTTAACAGTAATGTG AGTATATTTAGTAAATCCATGGTTGAGAACTGTAAActtgataaaaaattatatacaagaAATTATCGATCACTatctaaatataaacaaaacaaCGATTCCTATATTGCGAGGTTAAAAGAAGATATAcgaaataaaggaaaatacgaaaaagaagatatacgtaaaaatgaaaaagaaacaaaaggaaaaaatagcAATTTAAGTAGAACTCCATTAAATAGGGCGCAATACTACACGGAAGTTAcagattataataatggaatgttTGACGGAAAgcatttccattttgaaaaaaaatggattaaaaaaaaagattatgatAAATTTCTTGAAAAGAACAGGAAAATTAGtgatatatctttaaaaaaaataaaatttagaaattataaatatggaGTTgccttactttttttttttttctttgtggGGATAGGAATACCGCTGTCACCAGGTTTAACATTTTTAGATTATAAATGGaaagatattaaaaaggTACTTGGGGAATCGTTCACAAGAGCTATGAAAACTATATCAGAATCTATGGGAGAATATTCTGAAATAATCCTTTTTATCTTTCTTATGATTATATTATCTATTATACTCATATTAGTGATTTATAAGATATTacgaaataatgaaaagtataataaaattaagttgaTGTCTGAATAtgacaaataa